The proteins below come from a single Kiritimatiellia bacterium genomic window:
- a CDS encoding polysaccharide pyruvyl transferase family protein, whose protein sequence is MDDKPTAGGALRAVTLLGSASGRNAGDAALIAAIRAEINAACGRPLRYEVPTTRPTFIRSEYGPDVEPVSLLPWTGSLRMLGPTTWRSVLRTDLSLIFDAILFDRALWNPMFNFLSSLYVVLGCAHRRGRRFAAYNVGAGPVTTAAGRRMLRELAERMTFITVRDEDSRDVLRELGLRNPRLVVTADAALTAPACDDARADALWRAAGADPALAPPLLAVNINRYLDSWAGVGGPRLTPERFLQTMAEALNRANRQIGARVVLVATQHADVPITRRLAARLAGTPAQPSAVVTNVEHSPADLKGMLRRVELLFGMRLHAMILASSELTPICGLAYQPKVHHYYRRIGLRERSLDFAEFGAESVAAHLELAWRDRAAIRARLCEVVPQLQRRSRIAARLVAAVDRGEDLDAAIAQLDGR, encoded by the coding sequence ATGGACGACAAGCCGACCGCTGGTGGTGCGCTGCGTGCGGTCACGCTGCTCGGCTCCGCGTCGGGCCGCAACGCGGGCGACGCGGCGCTGATTGCGGCGATCCGCGCCGAAATCAATGCGGCGTGCGGCCGCCCGCTTCGCTATGAGGTGCCGACCACGCGACCGACGTTCATTCGTTCGGAATACGGGCCGGACGTCGAGCCGGTGAGTCTGCTGCCCTGGACCGGCTCGTTGCGGATGCTGGGCCCGACCACCTGGCGATCGGTGCTGCGGACGGACCTCTCACTGATTTTCGATGCGATTCTGTTCGACCGCGCGTTATGGAACCCGATGTTCAACTTCCTCTCGTCGCTGTATGTGGTGCTTGGCTGTGCGCATCGTCGCGGACGGCGCTTCGCCGCCTACAACGTGGGCGCCGGCCCCGTCACCACCGCGGCTGGGCGCCGGATGTTGCGCGAGCTTGCCGAACGAATGACGTTCATCACCGTACGGGACGAGGATTCGCGCGATGTGCTGCGGGAGCTCGGCCTGCGGAACCCGCGGCTGGTGGTTACTGCCGACGCGGCGCTCACTGCTCCCGCCTGCGATGATGCGCGCGCGGACGCGCTGTGGCGTGCGGCCGGCGCCGATCCCGCGCTCGCGCCGCCATTGCTTGCGGTGAACATCAACCGATATCTCGATTCGTGGGCCGGCGTGGGCGGCCCCCGCCTGACGCCCGAACGGTTTCTGCAGACGATGGCCGAGGCGCTGAACCGCGCGAACCGGCAGATCGGCGCGCGGGTGGTGCTCGTCGCGACGCAGCACGCGGACGTGCCGATCACGCGCCGACTCGCCGCGAGGCTGGCTGGCACACCGGCGCAGCCCTCTGCGGTCGTCACGAATGTCGAGCACTCCCCGGCGGACCTGAAGGGAATGCTGCGCCGGGTGGAGCTGTTGTTTGGCATGCGGTTGCACGCGATGATTTTGGCTTCTTCGGAGCTGACGCCGATCTGCGGTCTGGCCTACCAGCCGAAGGTTCACCACTACTATCGGCGGATCGGTTTGCGCGAGCGCAGCCTCGATTTTGCAGAGTTCGGCGCGGAGTCGGTCGCGGCGCATTTGGAGCTTGCATGGCGCGATCGCGCGGCGATCCGCGCGCGCCTGTGCGAAGTAGTGCCGCAGCTGCAGCGGCGCAGCCGGATCGCGGCGAGGCTGGTTGCCGCGGTGGACCGGGGCGAGGACCTCGACGCCGCGATTGCGCAGTTGGACGGCCGGTGA